GAAGGCCGCCGCTACCTCGGACTCGACGTCCTCGCCCGAGCACAAGCAGTCGACACCACCCACGAGGAGGTGACCCAGCCAGAACTCCAGGCAGCGCTCGTGTGGCCGGCGCTCACCCAGTCGTGCACTGCCGTGTCGGGACGGCATCGCGTCCGTGTACGCGACGCTCGTGCGGGTGAGCAAACCGGCGAGACGCAGAAGAACTGGAACCGCGACCGCGGCGTCCTCACTGGTCAGGCCCCTTGGCGACCTCACGCCAGAACAACCGCTCCACGTCGCGGCGAAGCGACGGCTTCCCCGGCGACTTCATCGGCGCTCTGCCCGTCAACTCCTTCATCCAGCCCGCTGGCCTGCCCATCAACACCTCCACGATCGAGGCGTTGCGACGACCAGTTGAATCCGCCCAATACACCTCTAACGGCGTTCGCCGCCTTCTGCGCCGACAGCCTCGGCCGCACCGGCGTGTGCTGAGCGTCAACGCCGTCGCCGAGCCCTTCTTCGCCGCGCTGAAGAACGGCATGCACCACCGGCACACCTGGCCCACCCGAGCACGAGCACGGTTCACCGTCGCCGAGTACATCGAGGTCTTCTACAACCGCCGCAGGCTGCACCCCACCCACGCCTACCGCACCCCACACGAAGCACTCACCGACCACCAACACGCAGCAACCGCTGCATGACCAATAACCCGAGAAACTATCCAAATCCTTGACACAGCCCAGGTCGATCCGCCCGCGTTGCAGGCGTATCGTGTGAGGCGAAAGGAGGAGGTTGTCATGAACCTCTTCACCGTCCAGTTGCCCAACCAACCCGGCGAGCTGGCTCGGTTGTGTGAGGCCCTGGCCGCAGACGGGGTGAACCTCGAGCTCGGCGGCGTGACGACCGGAGAACGCGGCACCATCGTCTTCGCTGCGAGCGACGAGCCCGCCGCCAGCAGCGCACTGGACGCTGCGGGAATCCCGTTCGACACCCGTCCAGCTGTGCTCGTCCGCTGCCCCGACCAGCCGGGCGAGGGCGCGCGGTTCGCTCGGCAGCTGGCCAACGCGAACGTCAACATCGAAGCCCTGCTGGAGATCTCCATCAGCGAGGGACAGGTTGTGCTCGCCTGTCTCGTCGACAAGATCGACGAGGCACGTAGCGCACTCGGCGACCAGATCGTCGACTGACTGAGCCACGGACGTCGGCCGCGCTCAGCGCGTCACCGATGCCACGGTGCGAGCGCCCGGCCCGTCTGTCGCATGAGCATGTCGAGAGCGAACCCGAGAAGGCCAACAGCGATCATGCAGACGACGATCGGGTTGGGGTCGGCGTCGTACTGGTAGAACGTCAGCATCAACTGGCCGATACCTACGCTCGCGCTCACGTCGGACCCGACGGCCAGCTCCGCAGCAATGACAGAAGCCCAACCGAGTCCCATGCCCAGCCGTGCCCCGACGACGACGCCAGGCAAGACGCCGGGGAGAACCACTTGTCGCAGGATCGTCAGTTCGCTCACGCCGAACGTTCGGGCGACATCCACCAGACTCGGGTCGAGGTCGCGCACCGCCGCCGTGACGTTGAGGACAATCGGGAAGAACGCGGCGTAGGCGATGATGCTCACCGCGGACGCGTTGCCGGTACCCAACCACAGGATCGCGAGCGGAACGAGCGCGATCGGTGCGATCGGTCGGACGGACTCTATGAGTGGGTCGAACATCTCACGGACGACACGGAGGCGACCCATGAGCAGGCTGAGTCCGAGCCCGAGTCCGAGCGCGATGCCGAACCCGAGTAGCACACGGATCAGGCTGGTCGCCAACGCTTGCAACAGCTCGCCGTCGGTGAGTAGACGTAGCCCCGAGCGAACTATCGCCGCGGGATACGGGTAGGCCGAGCTGGGGGTCGAGTCCCGGCTCGCGAGGTACCACACCACCACCAGGAGGACAGGTAGGACCGGCGCCAGCACGGCCTGGCGGACGGCAGCGAAGTGGCGTCTCGTCACGGGGATACCTCGCCGTTGTGAGCCCACGGCGTCACGACCCGCTGTACGGCGAGCAGTACGGCGTTGGTCAACATGCCCAAGAAGCCGATGACGACGACGAACCCGATCATGCTCGGCGCCATCACCAGTGAGCGGTAGTACTCGATGGAGAAGCCGAGGCCACTGCTTGCGCCGACCAGCTCGGCGGCCACCAGGGACATCCATCCGGTGCCGGCGGCGATGCGTGCTCCGACCAGGATGGTCGGCAACGCACCGGGAATGGCGACGTGCACGACGGTGGCCGCCCTGCTGGTACCGAAGGTACGAGCAGCGCGTAGCAGGTTCTCGTCCACCTCCCGGACTCCCGCGATCGTGTTGAGCAGCAAGAGGAAGGATCACTTGATGCGAGTGCAGTTGCTCGGCGATCTAAGGGAGCCATCGCTCCCAGGTACGCGATCGCTTGTGTCCGCAGGCGGATCCGGTTATGAAGCGGGCGCGCGACTCGCGTTGGACCCAGCCATTCAGGTGTTCTTATCGTCCCAGCGTTCGTGGTGACGAGCTTGTTCCAGGCGCCGGCGGTTCCGCCAGCGGGAGCGTTCCAGATCCGGGGTGTCTTCGAAGTGGCTGACCGGGCCGAGGCACAGCCAGGCGACGGGGCGGATGTTGGCGGGAATACCGAGGAGATCTCGCACAAACGGCTCACGGTAGAACGACACCCAGCCCAGCCCCAAGTCTTCGGCGGTGGCAGCCAGCCAAAGGTTCTGAATCGCCAGGCACACCGAGTACAGCCCGGCATCGGCGATGGCATGCCGCCCCAGCACCGCCGGGCTTCCCCGCTGCGGGTCGTAGGTGACCACCAGCGACAGGCTGGACTCCAGCACCCCGTCGATCTTGATGCGGGCGAAACGGTTCGCTGTGGCCGTATCGAGCTGGGCGGCGAACACTTCCCGCTCGGCCTGCACGTGGTCGTAGAAGGCCCGGCGGGTGCGCCAGTCGCGGATCTCGATGAAATCCCACGGCTGGGTCAGTCCCACGCTCGGGGCGGCATGCGCGGCGGCGAGGACACGGTCCAGGACCGCCTCGCCCACCGGTGCGCCGGTGAACTGGGCACGTACATCACGGCGGCGGTAGACGACGTCGTAGAACTCGGGCATGGCAGGCTCCGCTGCAGTGTCGATCGCCGGCGCGGTGTTGCGAGACCGGTCTTCAGACTCCCGGATCGACAACTATCCGCCCGCCTTTCCAGACCAAGCTGGCCCAGTGGCTGCTCTCACAGGCATGGGCGTGCGCTTCCCGGTCACCGCGGCAGGCCCGGGCCGGAATCGCGCCTCTCGATTCTCGCCGCGCTGGGGCCTTCATTGACTCCGCTTCGCTGTCCAGCATGTCGGTGGTCGCTTGCGCTTTCCTCGGGTTGCCGGGGTAGTCGGTCGTCTATTGGTTCGCGATCGGGAGGTAGATCCGTGCGCCGTGGTCGGTGAACTCGGCCGACTTCTCTTCCATACCCGCTTCGATCGCCTCGACGCTGGTCAGTCCGTGTGCCTCGGCGTAGTCCCGGACATCCTGGGTGATCCTCATGGAGCAGAACTTGGGGCCGCACATCGAGCAGAAGTGCGCGGTCTTCGCCGGCTCGGCGGGCAGCGTCTCGTCGTGGAAGGACTGCGCGGTGTCCGGGTCGAGGGAGAGCCGGAACTGGTCCGTCCAGCGGAACTCGAATCGGGCCTGGCTCAAGGCGTCGTCGCGGGCCTGCGCGTGTGGATGTTCCTTGGCTAGGTCCGCGGCGTGCGCGGCGATCTTGTAGGTGATCACTCCGGTTTTCACGTCGTCGCGGTTGGGCAGGCCCAGATGCTCCTTGGGCGTGACGTAGCACAGCATCGCGGTGCCGGCCTGTGCGATGGTCGCCGCCCCGATCGCGGAGGTGATGTGGTCATAGCCCGGCGCGATGTCGG
The sequence above is a segment of the Streptosporangiales bacterium genome. Coding sequences within it:
- the bluB gene encoding 5,6-dimethylbenzimidazole synthase, translated to MPEFYDVVYRRRDVRAQFTGAPVGEAVLDRVLAAAHAAPSVGLTQPWDFIEIRDWRTRRAFYDHVQAEREVFAAQLDTATANRFARIKIDGVLESSLSLVVTYDPQRGSPAVLGRHAIADAGLYSVCLAIQNLWLAATAEDLGLGWVSFYREPFVRDLLGIPANIRPVAWLCLGPVSHFEDTPDLERSRWRNRRRLEQARHHERWDDKNT
- a CDS encoding ABC transporter permease subunit, which gives rise to MLAPVLPVLLVVVWYLASRDSTPSSAYPYPAAIVRSGLRLLTDGELLQALATSLIRVLLGFGIALGLGLGLSLLMGRLRVVREMFDPLIESVRPIAPIALVPLAILWLGTGNASAVSIIAYAAFFPIVLNVTAAVRDLDPSLVDVARTFGVSELTILRQVVLPGVLPGVVVGARLGMGLGWASVIAAELAVGSDVSASVGIGQLMLTFYQYDADPNPIVVCMIAVGLLGFALDMLMRQTGRALAPWHR
- a CDS encoding ABC transporter permease subunit — translated: MLLNTIAGVREVDENLLRAARTFGTSRAATVVHVAIPGALPTILVGARIAAGTGWMSLVAAELVGASSGLGFSIEYYRSLVMAPSMIGFVVVIGFLGMLTNAVLLAVQRVVTPWAHNGEVSP
- a CDS encoding IS3 family transposase, giving the protein MLSVNAVAEPFFAALKNGMHHRHTWPTRARARFTVAEYIEVFYNRRRLHPTHAYRTPHEALTDHQHAATAA
- a CDS encoding amino acid-binding ACT domain-containing protein yields the protein MNLFTVQLPNQPGELARLCEALAADGVNLELGGVTTGERGTIVFAASDEPAASSALDAAGIPFDTRPAVLVRCPDQPGEGARFARQLANANVNIEALLEISISEGQVVLACLVDKIDEARSALGDQIVD